From the Echeneis naucrates chromosome 7, fEcheNa1.1, whole genome shotgun sequence genome, the window ATCAGCCACCACACCGACAACGACAGAACACAGTTTAGGCTCCACGTCTTCACCCCCCTCTGAGACCACCGGCCTGTCTGAGACCTCACCTGAGGAATCTGGAGGCTCAGGTACTAACGGCCCCTGAAGTCAGcaggacaacagcagcagtagttttgtactgtactgtagttttgtgtgtttgtgttacaccTGATCAGAAAATATGTAGAAGTCTGTATTAAAACATCGACTTtgggtttgtgagctgctgttatGAAACCTCAAACCTGATGTTGTCGTTATTGTGACAGAGTCCTCCAAAGTTTGGCTGATTTTGATCCTGATTCTGGTCTTCACGAGCATCTCATTATCTGCAGCTGTGCTGCTATTCTGCTGGACCAGGAAGAGTAAACCGAGCGGTGAGGAAACACTCAAAATAAAACCCACTTCTCCTTCTCTTGTTGGTTTCCTCACACAAAAAACTGTTCTTTCAATGTGAAACCTGTTATTTTAGTCCAGCTGTTCCACTTTACAGGTTTAATGTTCTTGAGTTTTGGGAATCAAACTGTTCTCCGGCCTTTTTTTATGTCCTCGTCTGAATCTAATCTCTGAACTGGATGTTTTTCAGAACTTGCTGAGGAAAGTTTTTACGCCAATGTCACCAAGGTGAGCGTGAGTACACTTTGGATGTTTCAGTGTTGTTATGTTTGTGAAAGTAGCCCAAACCGAAgcccctctctgctgctgcaggaccaGCGAGTGTAcgagaaggtggaggaggggggcggCGCAGACGGCGTGTCCACGATTTACCTCCAATCCTACAGCTTGGTTGGCGCCTCTTCAGCCATGAATCAGGACAAAGTAAGAAAAGTCTGCAGCAGCACTGTTTGTTTACTGAACATTTACAGTTTATGTGTCGAGTCTCAGGTTTTCTGTGATCGCTCTCCGTGTTCAGGTTGACTTCAGCTCGTCCAGATTGTCGGGTTGAatgttcacacattcacacccaaACTGACAAACACCATCTGTTTGCTCCGTCCTGtccagaaaacaggaagtacaTGTTGTGGTTTCCTGTTTTAACTAAACCAGCACACTGTTCACATTCAAATGCTTCATATTTCACTTTGCAAAGTCATTAGATTTCAAAAACGAATTTCAATCACAGAAGTTTGTGAAAttattcatcagtttgttttttttctttcactaatGTTTGTAAATAGTTTTTGACATAATTCCTTCCTCTTCAACTCCTTCAGGAGAGTTTAcagtaaatttacattttaatcactgagcttctaaaaacacacacaacatgaggaaaaaggaaaagtttctgCCACTTCATTTCTTCGACTAGCCAGCCCCGGTCTGCTCAGCCTGATACCGAGTCGGTGCTGCGTTCAGTCCtccctgaagctgctgctcagataCCGTTCATAACCAAGCTGTTCGTGCTAACGTTAGCGATGTACCATAGCTGCACTTCCAAACCGCTCCCTGAGGTCATGAGGTCAGTGATCACCTGTTGTCTTTCAGGCCGCAGACACGGATGGTTTTGTCTACTCTATGGTGAATTTCCCCAAAAACGCAGCGGCGTCGCACCACGGCGCCCCCCCTGCTAAAGAAGATGCTGTCATCTACTCTGTTCCTCGAGGGGCCGCCGACGCTTCAACTTCTCTGTACTCGACTGTCAACAAACATTAACATCAGCTTAACAATGCTCTGCTGCCCCActataagaaggttgcaggttcgattcccggcctgaGGCCTCCAAAAacgtcctgtttgggttcattggtgacactaaattgtggttgttagtctctgtgatggacagcAGACCGgtccaggctgaccccgcccctcgcccagagtgagctgggattggttccagaaccgccgtgacccagaaacagatcagaggtaggagatggatggatgaatgaacgAGTATAGAAAGGTAcatgtgtgttggtgtcagtGAAAAGTTTAAACAGTGTCATGTGGACGGTTAGCTTCAGGCTACAGCTTTCGttaaaagtgtaaatatttagTCTGAGTCCAGTTATTTGGTGtcatagttttttattttgattcagtaaatgaacaaaatctaattatttagaagaggacagaaaaatgttGTATCATGAAGGAAACAACCACAACAGGAAGTCTTTGTTCATACCTCTGAATTTCAGCTCTCTTTGTGGTTGATGAGTGAATATGAACACATTAGTTATAAAGTGTGCTGTTAATTTTTAAGTaactttattgtgtgtgtggctgtgacaGATTTGAGCTCACTCTGTTGTGTGACGGCAGCAGCTGATGCTGGTGTTCTTTGGAGTGGTTTGCCCTGTTCCCCCCCCGGCCGGGGCAAAACATTGTAAACTGTCGTGACTAATGAGgaacaggaaacacagcaaaCGCTGATGTGTTGTGGTGACCAAATGTCACCCAGCCAAAGATCCCGTCTGCTGGTAGAGTAAGAAACTCCGGTTCgctttctttctttggtttAGTGTTGAAGTGTGAAAAGTGTTATTGcaaagaagtaaaataaaaaaaaataacgatCAAATCCTCGTCGTCgtccaaagaaaaagaaatgttgaaatgaggactcacagaaaaatatgaaatattgaaacctaatttaaatgtatttactgtattttattttattctatcaGCTGTTACAGCCCAAACTAAACTGCCATTTGGTTCACACGCTAAATTCTTCGGTCTGAAggttttaaatgaataaacaaacaactcGAAGCAATAAATgagatattttaatgaaaataaaattagtgAACATTGTCAGTTTAAACAGTATACGGTCTTAtcttttacaaaatatttctataaatacttcttctcctccactttTCTGGTGACAGAATATATTAACAAGTTAACGTTTTGTTTCCCTTCGAGCTCAAAACAAATATGGCCACaacaacataaataacattaacGTGGATCATCACTGCTCATCCGTGctgtagaaaacaaacaaaaatgaactgTAGAATGTATAAAGTTAGAAATGGAAGACCTTTAGAACATTTAAAGAGGTCAGCTGACAGAATGGGAGCTCTCGGAGGTTGTGCTGCGTTCAGGGACCTTCAGAGGTTTTCTAAATGAAAGTGATCTGAAACGTTTTAGTGCAAATTGTAGATTTTTCCTCAGTGTCTTTGTCggagcaggagagaaaaacagatagACAACGTCAACGGACTGAACATGAAAGGcctttaaagttttatttcactaAAATAAGTTTGACTTTAAGGTTTTCCTTTTAAACCTTATTTGgggagctgtttgtttgttcagtgtttgttgTGGAATCACAAACTGTCGACCGGATTGAAATCATTTTGACTCCACTCAAACTTTGATTCTCAGTTTGGTTTCAAACTATTGAGGACAGAAAAACGTCTGATTGTTATCATCAGCTCTACAGGCCAcacacctggacctggaccctcagacctggaccctcagacccggaccctcagacctggaccctcagacctggaccctcagacctggaccctcagacccggaccctcagacctggacccggaccctcagacctggaccctcagacccGGACCCTCAGACCCGGaccctcagacctggacccggaccctcagacctggaccctcagacccGGACTCTCAGACCCGGACTCTCAGACCCGGATTCTCAGACCCGGACCCTCAGATCTGGACACTGAGTCTCAGACCCGGACTCTCAGACCCGGACTCTCAGACCCGGACTCTCAGACCCGGaccctcagacctggacccgGACCCTCAGACCCAGATTCTCAGACCCGGACCCTCAGACCTGGACACTGAGTCTCAGATTCAGActctcagacctggacctggatctggacctggacacTGAgtctcagactcagacctggacctgtaGCAGAACTCTCATTCAGACAGCATCTGCTCTCCTGCTCCGACACACAACAGAGTCCCCTCAACACACGAGAGAAAATCTGATTAATGCGAAACCTCCAAACGAAGAATCAggttttaaatctgatttaaaaacgTGATCCGTCgtctgaatattaaaaaaaataaacttcagtGACTCCACGAAAGAACATGAAGATACTTTGAATGTAGAAAAATatcatttccctttttaacTCTGTGATCAAGATTGTGAAGCAAAAAAGGCAAAGTGCAAAAACACCAACGTTTGTGGCGGCTGAAGGAAACTTCCTGTTCGGAGGCCTCTGTTGGTTCAGTGTTCACTGTCCACCTTAACGCTGATGATTGTGTTTTAGAACACACGTTTATTCCGCAGAGATCCGACGGAGGTGAAGATGGAGGCTGGGCAGCCCTGCTCATGTCTAAGGTGGCCTCAGAAAAGGCACTTCAACATCTCCGCCATCTTTCTTCGGTTTATTGCTGACAAACACGGAGCTGTGCAGATTCTCTCAAACGCAGAAACAAGACGACATCAATTCAGCCTCAATGTGGAAAACGTGGAGACGGGAGATGAGTGAAACGTTTAGAATCGGTGAGGCAGAGGCGTGATGAAGTTTTGGACCTGAAGCCGGTCCTGCTGGTTTCTCCTCCGTCCGGCCTGAACAGTTCCAGATTTTGTCGTTCTGTCCGTAAAAGGCCAGAAGGCCTCAAATCAAACGGACCACTGCAGTCTTTTGGGAAtaactcaaataaaaaactgctgaaaagatCAAATCCAAGCAGAACGTCACTGAAATCTGCTGAGAGCCGGCAGCGTCTCTTTCTCTATAGAACAGTTGAACCGATGATGACGACTAAAGAAAATGCAGGTTGAAGTGTTGTGAGGTGTTCGATTCCCGACGGTCACAGTGCTTCATCACTTTGGTGTTCGCCgctacagctgctgctgctgcaccagcCGCCTGTAATGTGGCATGACTTTACTCTCAGGGAGGTACAGCGCCATCTCCAAGGCGACCAGGATGGTGAACTCGAAGGAGATCAGCTCTCGCCGACCGATCCGGAAACGTTCCTCCAGCTTCTGCAGAGAGCGGAGAGAGAAAACTCTGAAGGCTCTGCAGCCGTTTTCTAAATCATTCAGTGAAAACTTCAGATTGTTAAAAACTTAAACTCAGATCATTTCAGCTTTAAGTGAGTGAGGAAGTCACACTGAAGGGCCTCCGGGCCACCGtactttcactttttacatCAGCAGCATTTGATATTCAGTGTTCTGGGAAGAAGAGTGATAAGAAAGAAagcagctccctctgctggacagATGAccagattgatttttttattttttaattctgacGTCTAATGACAGTAAATCTGACCTCATTGGCCGAAATCGGCCAATGAGGTCGGGCACCTGAGCAGAGGCAACACGatccagcctgtgtgtgtgtgtgtgtgtcagactcaCATCGATCAGGTGTTTCACCTCCTGTTTCTTCAGGTCACTGCTGATCTTAGCAGCCAATAGGATGCAGGCAGCTGACACCAGCTTCCTGTAAAACAGAAACTACCAGGTCACCAAATCAAATCCGCCCTAAACAGAGTAAATCCattaatgtgtgtatttcacTAACACGGGacctttaatgtgtgtgtgtgtgtgtgtgtgtggtgcgtTCAGAACAGACTGCAGACCGAGGCGTTCGGTACCTGTTCTGTTTGTTGAGTCGACCCTGCAGCACCAGCTTCTCAAAGTAGACGAAGGACATGGCGATGGTGACGGGCTGCAGACCGCAGTCCTCCCCGACGACTCGCATCTCCCTCTTCAGACTAAAACGGACACACAAAGTTTGTCGTGAGACACAACAACGGAGGACCGAAGTCCCTGAAGGCATCACGTCTTCACCTGCGTATTTTACTCAGAGTGAGCTTGATGTGAGGAAACTTCTCCTTAAACGTCTCGTTCATGTCTTTCTTCAGATCAGACGGCTTGACGTACTCGATGACCGTCGTCTGGagggaaaagatggaaaaatgagaggaggagcagaaacaaCGTTCAGATATTCTGGACTTCAGACAAATCTGATCTAATCCAGCTGCTTCAGTGAAATTCAGTGAAATGCTCCGTAAAATAAACAACACGCAGCAGTAAAATATCTCATTAAATAATGACGTCATTATCTcacaaaatagtttttattcatttacacagGAAGTCTTCTCACCAACAGGTGCTTCGGCTTTCTGACTGAAATCCCATGTGAAGTGAGATAATTGTGTTTTGATAATTGAGTTTAAAGCAGATTTGTGACTTTCACAGTAAGATGTGATAACATCAGTGAAGTTCAGCCTGTTCaagtcacagctgctgctgctgctgtttgttgtgcaGCTGAGAGGAGACGACCTGCTTCCTGCTTACAAACTAAAACTTtgtagttttcttttgtgttttgagaTTCTAACATACTTCTTCAGCGTCTTCTTACCATATAAGATGCAAAAATGAGCACCCGCTTGTGTTTCCCACAAGGCCACTGGTGGTCACTGAGCAGGTTCGGGTCGTAGTCGGTCACATCCTCCacacctggaaaacaaacagaaacgtCTCTGACTTCCTGTCCGACCTGAATCTTTCAGTCGGTTTAAAGAAGTTAAAGTTGGGCTGAACTGCTAATTTTCTGAGGAAGATCATGTTtgcatttcactttcacagaaaaaataattcatgaaaAAGGGTCTATTTTTATGTTCcttgaaaaataaattgacGCTAATCTGATTTGCACAATTTTAGAATTTAATTGATACTTTTGGACTGTTGTTCTCCCCTCATTACATTTCAGTTATctttatttaacattaattGCTGCAGTCTACTGACACACTTCagtttgtaaagaaattaaACTGATGATTTTCCTGCTTTAAAACAACTGTGAGGGCGGTCTGTGAGTTTTGAGTGACAgaagtgtgaaagaaaaaacGAGAGGGGGACGCaacaagaggaaggagaaacaaACACCGGATGGAGGGGGGACGTTGCAGCTGCACTACAGCGTCGTCCTCTTTGTCTTTGAAACTGTGTGTACAGACGACCCCCCACGTGTCACATCCTTCATCTATAAACAGAATCCTGTCCCGTCCCCCTCTAATCCAGAACCTTTcattaacacaacacagctgtgcCACCACGTGTATTTTTATACAGTTACAAAGCGTGTGCGCTGACAGcaggtttatatttttgtttgtgtgacgTCTCTCAGGCTTCAGACCACAAAGTCAGTATGTCACAGAAGCTGCTGGTCAGTAAACAGCACGCTCCCCTCAACATCCTcagaaacgtgtgtgtgtgtgtgtgggcgtt encodes:
- the LOC115046130 gene encoding uncharacterized protein LOC115046130; amino-acid sequence: MKGHHTLIFLFLALQDRMSGVFNEELPVHTGSEGGKVTVLCDFQLNGHTMFFCRNRCEKKEETLIETKKDREQKGRYSIEYYRGGVIEKDILKVTIRHLKKSDSGRYSCGLKRYILPDGSDEFELRVIDASTTSKPNVTPLQLTSLPSATTPTTTEHSLGSTSSPPSETTGLSETSPEESGGSESSKVWLILILILVFTSISLSAAVLLFCWTRKSKPSELAEESFYANVTKDQRVYEKVEEGGGADGVSTIYLQSYSLVGASSAMNQDKAADTDGFVYSMVNFPKNAAASHHGAPPAKEDAVIYSVPRGAADASTSLYSTVNKH